AGAGGACCTTTTGGTTCCTCATATTCATGGCAGGTCTTCTGGATCAGAAATTGTTTCCACAGAACCTGTGAAGATCACAGGGCAAGcatatccccattttgtagatgaggacacTATGACTCAGAAGATGACCAATACGTCTATGGCCACAGGTAAGGTAGAAGTAGAGACAAAACCCCACCCAGGACTCCTGGGTCCTCAGAACCACCAGGGGAAAGGCTAGTTACGAAAGAAGATCAGAGCTCCTTCGTGGCAGACACCAGACTTGTTGTTCATAACAAATTCATGTGGAGTCCTCTGCTTTGCTTGGTTAGAGGCTTTGTCAAAAACGCCACAGAGCAAGAATCAAGGCAGCTGAGAAGATCCAGGCCTGGTGGCGTGGCACCCTGGTACGTCGCACCCTGCTGGTGGCAGCCCTCAGGGCCTGGATGATTCAGCTCTGGTGGAGAACACTTTTGTGGAGGCGGGTTCTTAAGCAGCGGCGGGACCTGTTGAAGATCTATGTAATCCAGGAGGAGGCGGCAGTCAAGCTCCAGTCCTGGGTTCGCATGTGGCAGTGCCATCGACGTTACTGCCGAATATGCAATGCTGTCTGCATCCTTCAGGCCCCAAAGAGCTATTTTGCCTTCCAGACCAGTGATATTCTACAGGCACAATATGAAGTCACTCCCAACCAGCCGGAGTTCCATATTGAAATCCTATCAGTCTAAAAGTACCAGAGGGTGGAGAACTACTCCACTGCCCCCCAATAAATGTCTGACCAGGTTTTGTGTGTCTCAGTGACTCCTACACCATGAAGACCCCAAGGCCTCCACCTTCTGGCTCTGTCCAAATCAGAAACTGCTACCTGAGGCTGTTCTCACACATCAAGAGCCAAGTGTACCATTCCATAGCCCTGGCACCATTATCTCCTGATCTTGCAATTGGGAGCAGTTAGGCTTTATATTCCCAAAGACTCCAGGCACCTCTTCTTAATGAGAGTTGCCTTTGAATCCATGCTCTGTTAGCCTGCCATCATGAGCCAGCTGGGGCTTGCACCCATTGGCTATCTATTTGGCAAGCCCCTAGACAGAAGTCAAACACTTTGCTGGCTCTTGAGAGCAGTACAGCCCATAGGATGCACAGGAGGCTGACCTTAGTGGTGACTAGGCACAAGGTTTTTCAAGTTTTGTGCTAATTTGGAtgctgttttctttgggaaatagCAGGTATCATGATCTTAAGGAACCTCAGCTCTGCTTCCATCCTCAGGACCAGCTTCTCCAGGGTGCTGAAACACAAATAGGGCTCCCACTGGTATCACTGCCACCCTATGTGTGACACCATTCTTAGTAACTTCAGTATTAACTTAGATGATGCTCCAAGCCCCTTGCCTCTTACCTCCAGTGATTTTGACTTCCATTTTACCTGAATCACCCACTCCTATAATTGCACCAGAGATTGTTGCTTTTCAAGCTGCCTTTAAGGaatggccttaaaaaaaaaaaaaagtgtccaatcCATCATATACTAATTCTtttgtaaaacaataaaaatgaattatgggAAAAAACAAGTAGAAAAGGTATACAGAATATAAGGCTTACTTTTGTTAGGCTGGACACACATAAAATTTCTGTTTCAATTTGCTATACAAATTTCTAAGTGCTTAATCTCAATCTTTGTACTTAATCTCAGTGGTAGCAAATGCTCACCATAGTTTGGGTGGCGTTGTCCTGGTCCTTGTCATAACTGACCACAGCAACACAAATACTGATTTTAATAATCTTGGTCTCTAACTTTTGCTTTCTATGCTTTAGGGCAGAAGTCAGAAAACTATGGCTTGCAGTTGAGTGGTTGTGATTGTGACATCAATCCTAAaatactatctggtcctttacagaaaaagtttgtcaacCTCTGTGTTAGAGTCGCTGCTTCTTATGCATTGATCCAAATGTTTCTTCAGTCCTAATAAGGACTTCCCAAAGATTGACCTTACCAGTATTGTACTACCCTTTTCCCCAGCTCAGATTCCATTCTCTGTCGAGGATTCTCTTACAATTTTACCACTGTTggccctctctctccacctttgtGTGAACCCAACCTTTCACCTACTTCATCCACAAGAAAAGCTGAATTTCcgtgaagaaaaacaaatcaccaTATTGCGTGGTTTGGGTTTATCTTCAAGACCACAGATGGACAGACTTGCTTCTCAAGACACTTCTCTGTAAATTTGTTTTTTGACCTGAAGATTTCACATCACTTCCTTTTTCCTCAAATGCgctattcttcctcttttccttttgacCTCAAATGGTGATATCACTACACCCTTAACTGAGAAAATGGTAGCAGACTGGACTTCCGTCTCCCTACTGTCTCATCCTCCATCTCAGCTGGCCTTTTTTTTACCACACTCATTGCCTTCCTTGAGTTGAAGTGAATTATCTTTGCCCCATCCAATGCCACCCCTTCCACTTTGCTCTTCTGGTGCTCTTCGTTTCCTTTTGCCCACTGTCACCTCTTGCCTTTGCAATGATGTTGTTCtgtaatttcatttgtttctctgaactggtttcttccttttcacCAAATCATTTACATCAGCATAAGTATCCTCCACCATTAAAAAGTCCATTCTTGACTACCTCCTATCCAGTTCTCTGCATCTTCTTAGAGCAAAACATGTTGTCACTGTTTCCTCTCTCGCTTTTCCCATTCTCTCATAAATTCACTCCAATTGGTCTTTCCTTCCCCCCAACTCCATGGAAGCTACACTGGTCAAGGGTATTGATTGAGAGAGATTGTTTacaaaaatgaccaaaattaCTGTCCTCCTTGTATCCATGCAcctttgcaatgtgactttgtAGCTCGATCAATAACAGACAGAGGCTACTTAACCTCCTCTTGTATCTAGGCCTCCCTGTGACTTTCTTTGGCCAATAGTATGCAGTAAAAGTGATATTGTGCTGGTTGCAAGCCTAGACTTTAAGAGGTCTTAAACAACCATCTCCCATGCGAACAAGGAGATTACCACTGTTGCATGAGACAACATATGGGACAGAGATGAGCTGTCTCTGATGAGGCCATCTTACATCACCAGCCCCCATCACACCTACCAACAGACCACATATTTTTAGCGAACCCAGTTGAGAACAGAAAAATCACCCAGATGATCCTAGCTCAGATTGTCACTCCACAGACCCGTGAGTTCTATAAATGGTTATTGTTTTGAGTCTCTATGTTTTGGTGGTTGGTTGAACAACAAAAACTAACACCATCTAAAATCACCAACTAACTTGCTTACATGAAAATGGTGAATCCTctgttctctgccttctctctgcatCAGACTACAAGTTGACCACTCTCTCTTACTTGAAACACTCTGTTTGGCTTCAGGAACATCACACTCTCCTGCTTTTTCTTCACTGGCTGCTTTTTCTTAATCTTATCAATGGCTTCTTCATTGATGAGCCTCTAACCTATGAGGGGCTCAATCATAAAAGTTCTTTTAGTCCCTCTTAATGTGTACTCCCAGATAATATCATCGACATGGTCTTAGCTATCTGCTATATTCTGATGCCATTCAAATCTACATCACCATCCCTGATAGCTCCTCTGAATTCCATACCCAACGTATGACTTCCCACTTAATGTCTTGCTTTGATGTCTAATAGGTTTTTTCAAACATAATGTGGCAGACAGGACCCCCACACTTCATGATTTTATCCAAAATTGCTTCTCCTTGTGCCTTGACCATTCACCACATCTGTTTGATTGAAATTCTCTTCTGAACCCTCCCTTTTACTTATCTCTATCCATCCCCATTCACATCAGTCCATCAGCAAATGCAGTCAGCTGCAGCTCTGCAATATAGTAATATCTACAATACAGTAGATAGTAGGATTGGAGAAACTGGATCTTATGTAGATTGCtcttgggaatgtaaaatggggtAGCTGATGTGAAAATAGTTTGATGATCTCTCAAAAGTTAGGTGTAGAGTTACCataagacccagcaattccactcttaggtatatatccaagaaaattgaaaacacaaaagcTTCCACAAAAATTTCATAGTAGAATAATAGCCAGAAAAGTGGATGCAACCCAAATGACTAttcaaactgtggtacatccatacaatgcaCCACtgctcagcagtaaaaaggaacaaactacggATACATGGAACAATTTATATGGGTCTCAAACTAACCAATTCAGGGTAAACCCCCTCTGTCTTTGTCCTCTACATCCAGAAAGCCACAATCCTCTGCCTTAATCATTCGAAGCCAGGCATTAGACATCTATATAGCTTAGAAACCACAGAAATGACTCAAACCAGACAATCTTAACCTGTTTACCCTATCCTTCTTGCCTTTCCCACTCTGACAGAGGCCATGGGAGAAGCtcttttcttactcctgctttCTGCCACCTGACTAAAACCTGATGCTTCCCTGTGATCCTGTGTGACATGCAGTAACCTCTGCTTTGGGACCTGTGAGTATAAGTTTGGGGAGCTAATAagtaacaaaaatacaaaggaaagaataaatctcactggaagataaatatatagtaaagttAGTGGATTAATTGCTTACAAAGTTTGTATGTCAAAACTACAATTTGAgatcacctgtcagaatggctagaatctaaaaatgagaaataacaagtgttagcaaggatacAGAGGAAAAggttgtgggaatgtaaattggtacagacaTTTTGGGAAAGCaatatggaggttactcaaaaaactaaaaatagggggtaccttggtgactcagtcggttaagcatccaacttcagctcaggtcgtgatctcacagttcatgggttcaagccctgcgtcgggctatgttctgacagctcagagcctggagcctacttcagattctgtgactccctctctctctctgtgcccctccccaactttccctctgtttctctctctcaaaataaataaacattaaaaaattaaaaatagaaataccatatgatctagtaattccactactgggcatttacccgaagaaaagaaaaaactaattcaaaaagacatctGCACTtgtatgtttattgtagcattatttacaataaccaagatctgggggcacctgggtggctcagtcagttaagcatccaactcttgatttcagctcaggtcattatctcacggttcatgagattgagccctgcatcaggctccatcctgagagcacagagcctgcttgggattctccttctccctgctcatgtgtgtgcatgctctctcaaaataaataaacttaaaaaaaataaccaagatcTGGTAACAATTCAAGTGTCTattgatagacaaatggataaagaatatgtgactttatatgtatataattgaatactactcaggcataaaaataaatgatatcttgccatttgcaataacatggataaacctagagagtgttatactaagttaaataagtcagagaaagacaaactccatatggttttatttatatgtggaatctaagaaacaaaataaatgaataaacaaatgaaccaaaCAAAAAATCAGGCCTATAAATGTAAAGAGTAAACTGatgttgccagaggggagagggtggaggatGGGCAAGATcaatgaaggggagtgggagatacaggcttccagttatagaatgaataagtcatgggagtaaaaggtacagcatagggaatatagtcaatggtattgtgatAGCATTGCATGGTgttagatggtagctacacttgtggtgagcatagcataatgtatagagttgttgaataactatgttgtatacctggaactaatgcaacattgtgtgtcaactacacttaaatataaaataataaaataaagctagtatgaaggttaaaagacaaaaataataaaaataactatgattacaATAATTAGTTAGGGGatacacaaacaaaaagatgtaaaatatgagataaaaaggtgtaaaatgtgacattgaaaacataaaacatattgGGAAGAGTAATGTTGAGCTTTAGAATGGGCTCAAACTTAAGTTGATATCAGCTTAAAAATAGATCGTTATAGGTATAAATTGTTATATGTATGCCTCATGGTAGCCACAAAGCAAAAAGCTATAATAAATACCCataaaataaagagtaataagcataccactaaagaaagtcatcaaaccaccaaggaagagagcaagaaaagaagaaaagaacagagaggaactacaaaaacaaccaaaaaacaacagaatagtAATGAGCACATATgtttcaataattactttaaatgtgaatggaatAAATTCTTCAATTAAAGGACATAGAGCGgctgaatggattttaaaaagacccatctatatgctgcttgtGAGAGATACACTTCAGatataaagacacacacagactgaaagtgaagggatagaaaaagatactccatgcaaatggaaaccaaaagaaagctggagtagcaatacttatatcagacaaaatagactttaagataaACATCGTAGTAAGAAACAGAGAAGGgtgttacataatgataaaaagtcaatctaacaagaggatataacatttgtaaatatttatgcacccaacataagagtatcaaaatatataaagcaaatattaacagacctaaaggaaAAATTGACAGTGTTACAATgctagtagggaactttaacaccctcacatcaatggatagataatTCAgccagaaaatcagtaagaaaacaatcaTCTTAAATGACATGTTAGACCAGATGGAATTAACAAAtgcacagaacattccatccaaaagaaaaagaatacatgttCGAAATTAcccagtcagaggaagacaaatatcatacgacttcactcatatgaggactttaagacacaaacagatgaacacaagggaagggaaacaaaaataatataaaaaggagggggacaaaacataagagactcttaaatatggagaacagaggtttactagaggagttgtgggaggggggatgggttaaatgggtaaggggcattaaggaatctactcttgaaatcattgttgcactatatgctaactaacttggatttaaaattaaaaaattaaatttaaaaaaaagaatacatgttttcaagtgcacatggaacattttccaagatagatcatatgttatGTTACAGAACAGAATGTAAGAGGATTGAAAtaatatcaagcatcttttctgactacaatagaaatgtaattcttcattacatgaagaaaactggaaaattcacaaatatgtggatatTAAACCACATGCTACTATAAAACCAgtgggccaaagaagaaatcaaaaggagaaataaataccttgagacaaacagaaatggaaatataacataccaaaatatatgggatgcagcaaaagtaatTCCAAGAAGgaagttcatagtgataaatgcctacctcaagaaacaagaaaagtatgaaataaaGAGCCTACAGCtcaaggaagtagaaaaagaagagcaaaagaagcccaaagttaatagaaggaaggaaataacagatcagaacagaaataatgaaatagagactaaaaagacaatagaaagtATCAGTGAAACCaaatgctggttctttgaaaagataaacaaaattgataagctttACCTAGACTCAccaaggaaaaaagcaaagagtcaaataaaatcaggaatgaaagagatgttacaactgatgccacagaaatacaaaggatcataagaaaccACTTTGAACAATTaaacaccaacaaattggactacctagaagaaatggataaattcctggaaacatataacctaccaagactgaactctgatgaaatagaaaatctgtatAGACTGATTATTAGCAGAGATTTAATTCATAATCAAAAACCTTTGATTTTTGGTTTCACCAAAATTCAGTgaatttcactggtgaattctaccgaACATTCAAAAAAGGATTAATGTCAatccttcttggggcacctgggtggctcggtcggttaagtgtctgactcttggtttcagctcaggtcatgagctcatggtttatggatttgagccctgcattgggctctgcactgacagcacaaagcctgtttgggatttctctctcactctctttctgcccctccctggctagctctctctctcaaaaaataaataaacatttaaaaacgtttttaaaaataccaattcttctcaaattattccaaaaaataaaagaggaaggaactcttccaaactcattttacaaagccaggattaccctgataccaaagccagacaaggatgccataagaaaagaaaattacaggccaggATCCCTGATAAACGCAAATGCAAAagtcctcagcaaaatattagcaaactgaattcaataatacattgaaagtatcatacaccatgatcaagtggtatttattccagggatacaaggatggttcaaaatccacaaatcaaccaatgtgatacaccacattaacaaaaagaaaagtaaaaatcatgatcatctcaGCCGACGTTGAAAAAAATGTGACAAAACTCAACATTCGTTTAtgttaaaaactctcaacagagaAGGGTATAGAggaaatgtacctcaacataataaaggccatatatgccaagcacacagctaacatcatacttagtagtaaaaagctaaaagcttttcctctaagatcaggaacaagagaatGATGACCagtcttgccacttttattctacatagtattggaagtcctagctagagcaattaggcaagaaaaagaaataaaaggcatccaaattggaaatgaagaagtaaaactaccaCTATTTGAAGATAGCATGATACCATattagaaaaccctaaagactccatcaaaacactgttagaactaataaatatagtaaagttgcagaatacaaaatcaatacacaaaaagcTGTCACTTTTCTTTACACTTATAATGAActgtcagagaaattaagaaaacaattccatttataattgcatcaaaaagaataaaatacctaggaatacatttaaacaaggaggcaaaagacctgTAAATTGAAAGCCACACAACATtaatggaagaaactgaagaagacacaaataaatggaaatatattttatgctcatggattggaagaattaacattgttaaaatagcCATACTACCCAAATCCATATACAaatttcaatgcaatccctatcaaaagtccagtgggtttttttttccacagaaatagaaaacaactaCCATAAAATGTGAATAGAACCTGTACAAAAGACCCTGACAAGCCAAagcagccatgagaaagaagaacaaagctggaggcatcacactccctgatttcaaactatattacaaatctatagtaattaaaacagtatggtatggacattaaaaaaagacacaaaggtcAATGTACCATAATAGaggtctcagaaataaactcatatagtaatggtcaattaatttacaacaaaggagtcAAGCATAAACAATgtggaaaggacagtctcttcaataaataatgttgggaaaattagacaaccacatgcaaaagaatgaaactggcctATTATCTACATAttatgcacaaaaattaactcaaagtgtattaaagacttgaatgtaaaacctgaaactataaaactcctagaagaaaacattggtggtaatctccttgacattggtcttagtgatgattttttaaaatctgacaccaaaagcaaaagcaacacaagcaaaaatgaacaagtgagattacataaaactaaaaggcttctgcacagcaaaggaaagcatcaacaaaatgaaaaggcaacctactgaatagaagaaaatagttgcaagtcatatatctgataaggggataatatccaaaatatacaaagaacacatataactcaatagcaaaacaatccaatttaaaaatgggccagtCTGGGTGCATGGAtgactcagtcattaagcatctaactttggctcaggtcatgatctcacggttcatgagttcgaatcccacatcaggtgagcttgtGCTCCACTTCAGAtgagcacaagccctgctttgggtgagctcaaACCTCAGTGGGTAaacacaagccccacttcgggtgagcctgcttctctttctctctctctccctgtctctctttgtcccttctgggattctctctctctctctctctctctctctctctctctctctctctctctctatctctctcccccttgctcacttgcgccctctctctcaaaaaaataataatcaattaattaattaaaataaaaatgggtagatctaagacattttttcaaagaaaacacacagttagccaacaggtacgtgaaaatatgttcaacatcactagtcatcagggaaatgcaaatcaaaaccacaatgagatataacctcacacctgttagaatggctatgattttttttaaaaagataagaaataacaagttgaTGACAGcacacctgagtgactcagtcgtttaagtggccaacttctgctcaggtccatgatcttgcagttcgtcgGTTCCAACCCCacgttaagctctgtgctgacagctcaaagcctggagcctgcttca
The Panthera uncia isolate 11264 chromosome A2, Puncia_PCG_1.0, whole genome shotgun sequence genome window above contains:
- the IQCF2 gene encoding IQ domain-containing protein F2 isoform X1, which encodes MGGKCCVRQPNTPSLEKSGPNKDALETEKLKRLCQKRHRARIKAAEKIQAWWRGTLVRRTLLVAALRAWMIQLWWRTLLWRRVLKQRRDLLKIYVIQEEAAVKLQSWVRMWQCHRRYCRICNAVCILQAPKSYFAFQTSDILQAQYEVTPNQPEFHIEILSV
- the IQCF2 gene encoding IQ domain-containing protein F2 isoform X3; this translates as MGGKCCKSGPNKDALETEKLKRLCQKRHRARIKAAEKIQAWWRGTLVRRTLLVAALRAWMIQLWWRTLLWRRVLKQRRDLLKIYVIQEEAAVKLQSWVRMWQCHRRYCRICNAVCILQAPKSYFAFQTSDILQAQYEVTPNQPEFHIEILSV